A genomic window from Pirellulaceae bacterium includes:
- a CDS encoding DUF1501 domain-containing protein: MMKHRTFCDGISRRSFLRVGSAGFLGAHWSLAQMQQASADAPDEKDRRSMIIIFLQGGLSTIDTFDMKPNAPAEIRGEFDPISTNIPGLVVCEHLPQVSQQMDKFSLLRSMTNTSSDHQKADHHLLTGYKPSAAFQGGLRPNNEYPSIGSIVSRKLGPRGSVPAYVALPEMHNAGGSAYLGPAAAPLSINADPNDPSFAVRDIVPPLDLDARRLGNRSQLLASVDRYQRSTEVRANSSLQAVNAFREQAFSLMTSPKAKKAFDIHAESAAVRDAYGRNTLGQSCLMARRLVESGVRCVLATHVDWDTHSGNFRILKDPLLPQLDRAMSTLYRDLDDRGLLESTIVMVTGEFGRTPRINNEAGRDHWGPAFTVMLGGGGIQGGRVIGSTDAHAVKPVDDPLRPEDLAATIHHQLGINPQDEFHTPEGRPIKIVNEGRVIQNLL; this comes from the coding sequence ATGATGAAGCATCGGACCTTTTGCGACGGAATCAGCCGCCGATCGTTTTTGCGCGTGGGTAGTGCGGGTTTTCTGGGTGCTCATTGGTCGTTAGCCCAAATGCAGCAGGCTTCTGCCGACGCGCCGGACGAGAAAGATCGTCGGTCGATGATTATCATCTTCCTGCAGGGCGGCCTGAGCACGATTGACACTTTCGACATGAAACCCAATGCGCCGGCTGAGATTCGTGGTGAGTTTGATCCGATTTCAACAAACATTCCCGGTCTGGTTGTCTGCGAACATTTGCCCCAAGTATCTCAGCAAATGGATAAGTTTTCCCTGTTGCGGTCGATGACGAATACTTCATCCGATCATCAGAAGGCGGATCACCATTTGTTGACCGGTTATAAACCCTCGGCTGCCTTTCAGGGAGGTTTGCGACCCAACAATGAATATCCATCCATCGGATCGATCGTGTCGAGGAAACTCGGTCCGCGAGGATCGGTGCCGGCCTACGTCGCGCTGCCTGAGATGCACAATGCGGGCGGATCTGCTTATCTAGGTCCGGCAGCTGCTCCTCTGAGTATCAACGCTGATCCGAATGATCCGAGTTTTGCCGTGCGGGATATTGTGCCACCCCTTGATCTGGATGCTCGTCGGCTTGGTAATCGAAGCCAGTTGCTGGCGTCTGTCGATCGCTATCAGCGATCAACTGAGGTGCGGGCCAATAGTTCGTTGCAAGCGGTGAACGCGTTCCGTGAACAAGCCTTTTCTTTGATGACTTCACCCAAGGCAAAGAAGGCTTTCGACATTCACGCGGAATCGGCCGCAGTTCGTGATGCGTACGGTCGAAATACACTCGGTCAATCGTGTTTGATGGCCCGGCGACTCGTGGAGTCCGGTGTGCGCTGTGTGCTGGCGACCCATGTTGATTGGGACACGCATTCGGGGAATTTTCGCATTCTTAAGGATCCGTTGTTGCCTCAGCTCGACCGGGCGATGTCAACTCTGTATCGGGATCTGGACGATCGAGGTCTGTTGGAGTCAACCATTGTGATGGTTACAGGTGAATTTGGCCGAACCCCACGCATCAATAATGAGGCAGGACGAGATCATTGGGGACCGGCCTTCACCGTCATGTTGGGCGGGGGAGGCATTCAGGGTGGGCGCGTCATCGGAAGTACGGACGCTCATGCTGTCAAGCCTGTCGACGATCCACTGCGCCCCGAAGATCTGGCCGCTACGATCCATCATCAACTGGGAATCAATCCACAAGATGAATTTCATACGCCCGAGGGTCGGCCGATCAAAATAGTTAATGAGGGACGCGTCATCCAAAACTTACTTTAG
- a CDS encoding DUF1549 and DUF1553 domain-containing protein: protein MLFFRDRKRTVSAPRWILVNCGVALILQIGAATQLIAETDETREWPFYAPTEVSVPSVENESWPRNEIDRFVLHKLEQKQLRPSKAANRQTLIRRLYFDLIGLPPSSKAVTSFVNDPDKQAYEKLVDQLLNDKRYGEHWARLWLDLARYADTAGYEGDPDLPHAWRYRDYVIDAFNNDKPYDLFIREQLAGDEFDEIMGAGDLPGTPAERVVAMTFLRLAPFTEPRGDETRHEMLSEITSTVGSVFLGLTVGCAKCHDHKHDEISTVDFYRMKAFFSTVQIPRPEPGDIYQIGGSINASFYRDGEKDWAASLRQKLKKQASDAGAEVKKLQAAIRDRVKLDFEGSSGFGIQTISSAGNDYNFAEQAVHEGEPHLSIVNSDGSNWSIYTDGQQATLGSMSGMNRGKWFESIAAPQHISLGQHAQGKGEPQGSGHQGSFAEILIYDHPLDQAAVQQLSAYANRKYGISSETSADAAATDQPPQSGLRFWLDASDLDGKADTMNPPAESVVSAWVDRVSGIQIKQAQANLQPTLTELGPHGAAAVQFDNGFLVGNVEKATFLRDQQGAIVIVYSASHTKEGYGFEVGGNDQFLTTFINPAASTDGDPVDALIQSDDPRVSKDERRQYEFWKSRDRFVKHHLKRLQPVAMSLRHSYGPPYEPGVPTSRVMVRGEYDNPGEVVEAGFLSVITENQDSAPIRLDPFKRWPTRSRRMALAAWIANPQNPMTHRVMVNRLWHSHFGQGIVRTPSDFGYLSDGASHEELLDWLALRFVENKWSIKAIHRLIVNSSTYRQESTQRNKQAELIDPDNRLLWRFNRRRLRAEEIRDNVLFVSGRLNPEQFGLPIFPPLPGDVADAVKYSESKWDTQHGPEGRKRSLYIYQQRTLSMPFLQTFDALVCSESLPRRRTSVTPLQALAMYNGDLVNEETEYFAQRVMESAGSDINDQIKFAFETALGRAPTPTEFAQLQQLFTTTESPQLGLQAVCRVLYNMNEFVFID from the coding sequence ATGCTGTTTTTTCGGGATCGAAAAAGAACGGTTTCCGCACCCCGATGGATTCTCGTCAACTGCGGTGTTGCTCTCATCTTGCAGATCGGTGCCGCAACTCAACTCATCGCCGAAACGGATGAAACGCGAGAATGGCCCTTTTACGCCCCGACCGAAGTTTCCGTACCCTCGGTTGAGAATGAGAGTTGGCCGCGTAATGAGATTGATCGATTCGTACTCCACAAGTTAGAGCAAAAGCAGCTTCGACCGTCAAAAGCCGCCAATCGGCAGACGCTAATTCGCCGTCTGTATTTCGATTTGATCGGCCTTCCGCCGAGTTCGAAGGCGGTTACTTCCTTCGTTAATGACCCCGACAAACAGGCTTACGAAAAACTAGTTGATCAACTGCTGAACGACAAACGATATGGCGAACACTGGGCGCGTCTTTGGCTTGACCTTGCACGCTACGCCGACACAGCCGGCTATGAAGGCGATCCCGATCTGCCCCATGCTTGGCGTTATCGCGACTACGTGATTGACGCCTTCAACAACGACAAACCTTACGATCTCTTCATTCGCGAACAGCTTGCGGGTGACGAATTTGACGAGATCATGGGGGCTGGTGATTTACCTGGGACTCCTGCCGAACGGGTGGTCGCCATGACCTTCTTGCGGTTGGCACCTTTTACAGAACCCCGTGGCGATGAAACTCGTCACGAGATGCTGAGCGAAATAACCTCGACAGTAGGCTCCGTGTTCCTTGGCCTGACCGTCGGTTGCGCCAAATGCCACGATCACAAACATGACGAGATATCAACCGTCGACTTTTACCGCATGAAAGCATTTTTTTCAACGGTGCAAATTCCGCGCCCCGAACCGGGTGACATCTATCAGATCGGCGGATCCATCAACGCCTCATTTTATCGCGACGGCGAAAAAGACTGGGCGGCTTCCCTTCGGCAAAAATTGAAGAAGCAAGCCAGCGATGCAGGCGCAGAGGTTAAAAAGCTACAAGCCGCAATTAGGGATCGAGTGAAACTCGACTTCGAAGGCAGCAGCGGCTTCGGAATCCAAACGATCTCGAGCGCTGGCAACGACTACAACTTTGCTGAGCAGGCCGTCCATGAGGGCGAGCCCCATCTGAGCATCGTCAATTCTGACGGCAGCAACTGGTCAATCTACACGGATGGTCAACAGGCAACACTAGGCAGCATGTCGGGCATGAACCGCGGCAAGTGGTTTGAATCCATCGCAGCACCCCAGCACATCAGTTTGGGCCAGCATGCACAGGGAAAGGGAGAGCCTCAAGGCAGCGGCCATCAGGGCAGTTTCGCTGAGATCTTGATCTACGACCACCCTTTGGATCAAGCAGCCGTCCAACAGCTCAGTGCTTATGCCAACCGCAAATATGGAATAAGCTCCGAAACGTCAGCCGACGCGGCGGCGACCGACCAACCTCCCCAATCAGGTCTACGTTTTTGGCTCGACGCCAGCGACCTTGATGGAAAAGCGGACACGATGAACCCGCCTGCGGAAAGCGTTGTATCCGCCTGGGTCGATCGCGTGTCTGGAATTCAAATCAAGCAGGCCCAAGCGAACCTCCAACCGACGCTTACCGAACTGGGACCGCACGGAGCAGCCGCCGTCCAATTCGACAACGGCTTTTTGGTCGGCAACGTTGAGAAGGCGACGTTTTTGCGAGATCAACAGGGTGCTATTGTCATCGTTTATTCAGCCAGCCACACAAAGGAAGGCTATGGCTTTGAAGTCGGGGGAAACGACCAATTCCTCACCACTTTCATCAATCCAGCCGCCTCCACCGATGGTGATCCGGTCGACGCTCTGATCCAGAGCGATGACCCACGCGTCAGCAAAGACGAGCGTCGCCAATATGAATTTTGGAAATCGCGGGATCGCTTCGTCAAGCACCACCTGAAGCGTCTGCAACCTGTCGCGATGTCGCTGCGACATTCCTACGGCCCCCCCTATGAACCGGGAGTTCCCACTTCGCGAGTGATGGTCCGAGGTGAATACGACAATCCGGGCGAAGTTGTCGAAGCGGGCTTTCTAAGCGTGATCACCGAAAATCAGGATTCAGCGCCCATTCGCTTGGATCCCTTCAAACGTTGGCCAACTCGAAGTCGGCGCATGGCACTTGCAGCTTGGATTGCGAATCCCCAAAACCCGATGACTCACCGTGTGATGGTCAATCGACTGTGGCATTCCCATTTTGGACAAGGCATTGTGCGAACGCCAAGTGACTTCGGCTACTTGAGTGACGGTGCGTCCCATGAAGAACTGCTCGACTGGCTCGCCCTGCGTTTCGTAGAGAATAAATGGAGCATCAAGGCCATCCATCGTTTGATCGTCAATTCGAGTACCTATCGACAAGAATCGACCCAACGGAACAAGCAGGCGGAACTGATCGATCCTGACAATCGGCTCTTATGGCGTTTCAACCGACGGCGGCTACGTGCGGAAGAGATCCGGGACAACGTCTTGTTCGTGAGCGGACGACTTAACCCGGAGCAATTCGGCCTGCCGATCTTTCCGCCCTTGCCCGGCGATGTCGCCGATGCCGTCAAGTACAGCGAGAGTAAATGGGACACACAACATGGTCCTGAGGGGCGCAAGCGCAGCCTCTACATCTACCAACAACGTACACTCTCGATGCCATTTCTGCAGACGTTTGACGCCTTGGTCTGCAGCGAGTCACTTCCGCGCCGTCGCACCTCTGTCACCCCCCTTCAAGCCCTCGCCATGTACAACGGCGATCTGGTCAATGAAGAAACAGAATACTTTGCACAACGGGTGATGGAATCCGCAGGCAGTGACATCAATGATCAAATCAAGTTCGCGTTCGAAACGGCGTTGGGGCGCGCACCGACGCCAACCGAGTTTGCGCAGCTGCAACAATTATTCACAACCACCGAATCCCCTCAGCTTGGCCTGCAGGCCGTTTGTCGCGTCCTGTACAACATGAATGAATTCGTCTTTATCGACTGA
- a CDS encoding DUF1549 and DUF1553 domain-containing protein, protein MMQTLPRITLLWLTFQSPLLAAGESLEVFPKTVVLEGKAATQGLLVWELNQSGPGKDLTHQARYRTCNDAVCVVDSKGRVVARGDGETEVEITFDGMSERVPVEVVNSAQLPRRYFQTDVVPILSRHGCNSSGCHGKAEGQNGFKLSVFGFDSFADFHAIVREGRGRRIFAASPSRSLLLTKASGAVPHGGGVRLSPGTAEYEVIHDWISAGAQMDEEFPQLDRLELHPNERVVDFEATQQLRVIAFFDNGASRDVTGLTRFRSNHEGLAQVDEQGLIRVGSAPGQVTVMATFLKKMATVQLLIANPVSVAADSPVEKSLKEPKTHVVDRWVNHRLSQLNLTASRRADDSTFLRRVYLDVIGTLPTKSETVAFLKDQSKQKRMKLVEQLLVRDEYTSYWSLKWSDTLRVDRQKLGYKDAFAYYKWIRDCFAENMPLDEFASAIVAAQGKLVEQPQGTFYKAVTESGERSSVLAQVFLGVRLECAQCHHHPFDRISQTDYHGMRAFFEPVKLVASSRGELIQSAGKAVVQHPRTGVDVPARALYEAPVSESESVRSQFAEWMTSPQNPWFARNIANRVWAHFMARGLVEPVDDLRPTNPPSNPELLDALAEHLIECDFDVKELIRLIVSSDAYQRGTSPNQSNERDEQNYSRAVFKRLDAEVLLDAICQVTDRPEKFAGNPMGIRAIELWDSGSKHYFLNLFGRPLRKSACQCERNVEANVSQILHVLNSKEMQKKITHPSGAVSRWATAVAQNGAVIEEMYLAFYSRYPTDEELDKAVVYCRKAESRKEALEDLAWSLMNSYEFLFNH, encoded by the coding sequence ATGATGCAAACCTTGCCCCGGATCACCTTACTGTGGTTGACCTTTCAGAGCCCGCTGCTTGCTGCCGGCGAAAGTCTCGAGGTGTTTCCCAAGACAGTGGTCCTTGAAGGCAAGGCTGCGACCCAAGGACTTTTGGTGTGGGAATTGAATCAAAGTGGGCCGGGTAAGGATCTGACTCATCAAGCAAGATACCGGACGTGCAATGACGCGGTGTGTGTCGTGGACAGCAAAGGCCGTGTCGTCGCTCGTGGCGATGGTGAGACCGAAGTGGAGATTACCTTCGATGGAATGTCGGAGCGAGTGCCAGTTGAGGTTGTCAATTCCGCGCAGCTACCGAGGCGATATTTTCAGACGGATGTGGTGCCTATTCTGAGTCGACATGGGTGTAATTCGTCCGGTTGCCACGGCAAAGCCGAGGGGCAGAATGGCTTCAAGCTGTCGGTGTTTGGTTTTGATTCGTTCGCTGATTTTCATGCGATTGTGCGAGAGGGGCGGGGACGTCGCATCTTCGCAGCTTCACCGTCGCGAAGTTTGCTGCTCACCAAGGCGTCTGGCGCGGTGCCGCATGGTGGTGGAGTACGGCTTAGCCCGGGCACGGCCGAATATGAAGTAATCCATGATTGGATTTCCGCCGGGGCTCAAATGGATGAAGAATTTCCGCAACTCGACAGGCTCGAATTGCATCCCAACGAGCGGGTTGTTGATTTTGAAGCAACTCAACAGCTGCGTGTAATTGCGTTTTTCGATAATGGAGCTTCGCGTGATGTCACGGGGCTGACAAGATTTCGAAGTAACCATGAGGGCTTGGCCCAAGTCGACGAGCAGGGTCTGATTCGCGTTGGAAGTGCACCGGGGCAGGTGACCGTGATGGCCACCTTCCTGAAAAAAATGGCTACCGTGCAGTTGTTAATTGCAAACCCCGTGTCAGTGGCAGCTGACTCGCCGGTCGAGAAATCTTTGAAGGAGCCGAAGACCCACGTGGTTGATCGCTGGGTTAACCATCGTCTCAGCCAGTTGAATCTCACCGCTTCGAGGCGAGCCGATGATTCGACGTTTTTGCGGCGTGTCTATCTTGACGTGATTGGAACATTGCCGACAAAGTCCGAAACCGTTGCATTTCTTAAGGATCAATCCAAACAGAAACGCATGAAGCTTGTTGAGCAACTTTTGGTGCGTGATGAGTATACGAGTTATTGGTCCTTAAAGTGGTCGGACACGTTGAGAGTTGATCGACAAAAACTGGGTTACAAAGATGCGTTTGCGTACTACAAATGGATACGTGATTGTTTTGCGGAGAACATGCCTTTGGATGAATTTGCCAGCGCAATTGTGGCCGCGCAGGGGAAACTGGTTGAACAGCCACAGGGCACGTTTTACAAGGCCGTCACGGAGAGTGGCGAGCGGTCAAGTGTGCTGGCGCAGGTCTTTCTCGGAGTGCGACTTGAATGTGCTCAGTGCCACCATCATCCATTTGATCGGATTAGTCAGACCGACTACCACGGGATGCGAGCCTTTTTTGAGCCGGTCAAATTAGTCGCCTCCTCACGGGGTGAGTTGATTCAGTCAGCTGGCAAAGCGGTTGTGCAGCATCCTCGCACGGGTGTTGATGTTCCGGCGCGTGCGCTCTACGAAGCTCCTGTTTCTGAAAGTGAATCGGTAAGAAGTCAGTTTGCCGAATGGATGACTTCGCCGCAGAATCCCTGGTTCGCGAGGAATATTGCAAATCGGGTTTGGGCCCATTTTATGGCACGTGGCCTGGTAGAACCGGTCGATGACCTGCGACCGACCAATCCACCCAGCAATCCTGAATTGCTGGATGCACTCGCTGAACACCTAATCGAGTGCGACTTTGACGTGAAGGAGCTGATTCGGCTGATTGTGTCATCGGACGCCTATCAACGCGGAACGTCACCGAATCAAAGTAATGAGCGGGACGAGCAAAATTATTCGCGAGCTGTGTTCAAACGATTGGATGCAGAGGTGCTCTTGGATGCGATTTGCCAGGTGACCGATCGACCGGAAAAGTTTGCCGGTAATCCGATGGGGATTCGGGCGATTGAACTTTGGGATAGTGGTTCAAAACACTACTTCCTTAATCTGTTCGGGCGTCCACTCCGAAAAAGCGCCTGTCAATGTGAGCGTAATGTGGAAGCGAATGTGTCGCAAATCTTGCACGTGCTGAACTCGAAGGAAATGCAGAAAAAAATTACGCATCCCAGCGGGGCCGTTTCACGTTGGGCGACTGCTGTCGCTCAAAATGGTGCGGTGATTGAAGAAATGTATCTCGCTTTTTATAGTCGTTATCCGACCGACGAAGAGCTCGACAAGGCTGTCGTTTACTGTCGCAAGGCGGAATCGCGAAAAGAGGCATTGGAAGATCTCGCTTGGAGCTTGATGAACTCGTACGAGTTCTTGTTTAACCACTAA
- a CDS encoding PSD1 and planctomycete cytochrome C domain-containing protein, whose protein sequence is MIHYFLAAISRATTMAAILTLLALSFCQAATVQKKLSYNRDVLPILSAKCFACHGADSAKRQADLRLDQHDSVTRDRQGRRAIVPGKADQSELIHRIFSNDDDLSMPPPHLVEQLSLQEKNTLKHWINEGAAYETHWAFQAARKTSVPRGVWGRNPIDRFVYRRLKVANLTPQNPATKEQLLRRGSFDLTGLPPTLDELGDFLADRSPNAWERVIDRLLSSPRYGERMAMWWLDGAHYGDSHGYDNDLENSQWPWRNWVIASFNRNQPFDEFTIEQLAGDLLPNASEQQILATAFNRNHRIQTEDGAIDEEWRTEYVIDRVETMGTVWMGLSLGCCRCHDHKFDPITQREFYQLFALFNNLDEKGFVNNLRGSAEPRIRYQSERFQRELTELQRQTAEPTDRHTAIHTLEARYPWVMIMREMSEPRPAYILKRGHYDAMGERVFADFPQALPAPATGYPVTRLTFARWLVEGRHPLTARVILNRLWEQLFGTAIVESSENLGVQADWPSHPDLLDWLAVELVASDWDVKEMLRMIMLSETYRQSHAVDSERLQRDPRNRLISRGPRVRLPAEMIRDQALVLAGLLHEEIGGASVRPYQPAGLWEEVEKRGTYQQDHGQSLYRRSVYTAIRKTVAPPEMVLFDLPSRELCTVKRLPSNTPLQALNLMNNVTFVEAARKFAERMLDHGTSPSESIRWGFRLASSREPTLQEQQVLARGYQRRHDAYQQTPQQAKAVLAQGESPLMTHLDPIDLAAMTTVASIILNLDELINK, encoded by the coding sequence ATGATTCATTATTTCCTAGCAGCAATTTCTCGGGCGACGACCATGGCTGCCATCCTCACCCTGCTGGCCTTGTCATTTTGTCAAGCCGCCACCGTGCAAAAGAAGCTGAGCTATAACCGGGACGTGCTACCCATTTTGTCTGCAAAATGCTTTGCCTGTCACGGTGCAGACAGCGCGAAACGCCAGGCCGATTTAAGACTCGACCAACACGATTCGGTCACTCGCGATCGCCAAGGAAGGCGCGCCATTGTGCCCGGCAAGGCCGATCAAAGCGAGTTGATTCATCGGATTTTTTCCAACGATGATGACCTGTCGATGCCTCCTCCCCACCTGGTGGAACAACTCAGTCTCCAAGAAAAGAACACGCTCAAACATTGGATCAATGAGGGTGCGGCTTACGAGACTCACTGGGCGTTCCAAGCAGCTCGTAAAACGTCGGTGCCCCGTGGCGTCTGGGGCCGCAATCCGATTGATCGCTTTGTTTACCGAAGATTAAAAGTGGCCAATCTTACCCCGCAGAATCCTGCTACCAAAGAACAACTGCTGCGACGTGGCTCGTTCGACTTGACCGGCCTGCCACCAACTCTCGACGAATTAGGCGATTTTCTGGCGGACCGTTCCCCCAATGCGTGGGAACGCGTGATCGACCGACTGCTCAGCTCTCCCCGATACGGCGAACGGATGGCCATGTGGTGGCTTGACGGTGCCCACTATGGGGACAGTCATGGATATGACAATGACTTAGAAAACAGTCAGTGGCCGTGGCGAAACTGGGTCATTGCATCGTTTAATCGAAACCAACCCTTCGATGAGTTCACGATCGAACAGCTTGCGGGCGACCTGCTTCCAAATGCGAGCGAACAACAGATATTAGCGACTGCTTTCAATCGCAATCATCGAATTCAAACAGAAGACGGAGCCATCGACGAGGAATGGAGAACTGAATACGTCATCGATCGCGTGGAAACGATGGGGACAGTCTGGATGGGACTCTCTTTAGGCTGCTGCCGCTGCCATGATCACAAGTTTGACCCGATTACACAGCGAGAATTCTACCAACTCTTTGCGCTCTTCAACAACTTGGACGAAAAGGGGTTCGTCAACAATCTGCGCGGAAGTGCCGAGCCACGAATTCGTTATCAGAGCGAACGATTCCAGCGAGAGCTTACCGAGTTGCAGAGGCAAACTGCGGAACCAACCGACCGTCATACAGCAATCCATACACTCGAGGCTCGCTACCCTTGGGTGATGATAATGCGTGAGATGTCCGAACCGAGACCGGCTTATATTCTGAAGCGAGGCCACTACGACGCTATGGGTGAACGGGTCTTCGCGGATTTCCCTCAGGCACTTCCCGCGCCCGCAACAGGCTATCCAGTCACTCGACTCACCTTCGCTCGTTGGCTCGTGGAGGGTCGGCACCCGTTGACCGCACGAGTCATCCTTAACCGACTCTGGGAACAACTATTTGGTACCGCCATTGTTGAAAGTTCGGAGAACCTTGGTGTTCAGGCGGACTGGCCCAGCCACCCCGATCTACTCGACTGGCTCGCGGTAGAATTGGTAGCCAGCGACTGGGATGTAAAAGAAATGCTGAGGATGATCATGCTCAGCGAGACTTATCGGCAAAGCCATGCGGTTGACTCCGAACGCCTGCAACGGGATCCACGCAATCGGCTAATCAGCCGCGGACCTCGTGTACGCCTACCGGCCGAGATGATCCGCGATCAGGCTTTAGTCCTGGCAGGACTCCTACACGAAGAAATCGGCGGTGCCAGCGTCCGTCCTTACCAACCTGCAGGGCTCTGGGAAGAAGTGGAAAAACGAGGCACCTATCAGCAAGATCACGGTCAAAGTCTTTATCGCCGAAGTGTCTATACGGCAATTCGCAAGACGGTTGCCCCACCCGAAATGGTCTTGTTCGACTTACCAAGTCGTGAACTGTGCACGGTGAAACGACTACCGTCAAATACTCCCTTGCAAGCCTTGAATCTGATGAACAATGTCACTTTCGTCGAAGCAGCCCGAAAGTTTGCCGAGAGAATGTTGGACCACGGAACGTCGCCCTCAGAAAGCATTCGTTGGGGGTTCCGCTTGGCAAGCAGTCGTGAACCCACTCTCCAGGAACAGCAGGTACTTGCTCGGGGCTACCAGCGTCGCCACGACGCTTATCAACAAACACCTCAACAAGCTAAGGCTGTGTTGGCTCAAGGCGAGTCGCCACTCATGACGCACCTTGATCCCATCGATCTGGCAGCCATGACAACCGTTGCAAGTATCATCCTGAACCTTGATGAGTTGATCAATAAATAA
- a CDS encoding DUF1501 domain-containing protein: MNDSTQVSRRSLLSTTFNGVGALALGGLMANQVRSDTGAADQQLPHLNRKAKHCIFLFMQGGVSQVDSFEYKPVLNKLHGKPLSRIPSISGELQGRLSFPHACVGSPFKFAQHGQSGRYVSDLLPHLSQHVDKMAFIHGIETDNQNHGPSTLHVTTGSQFPGSPSVGSWVHYGLGTESQDMPGYIVIQDPRGAPVNGAAVWANGYLPAAHQGTLLRPSGSPILNLNRPAHISSAEQRREFDVLKRLNQQHLDGRPGANELEARIKAYELAFRMQTAAPDLVDLRNEPEHIRELYGLNDSGTAGFGRQCLLARRFVEAGVRYSLLVHGVQIGRDSWDDHGNVEGGMKKHCREVDKPIAGLLTDLKNRGLLEETLVVWASEMGRTPFKNGSLGKTPGREHNSHALTMWMAGGDVKGGATAGETDEFSLRALDEPIPIRDVHATILDLMGLDDEQLRYLHAGRFRQLTDIGGQVLDQIIV; the protein is encoded by the coding sequence ATGAACGATTCCACCCAAGTATCGCGGCGGTCACTACTTTCGACAACCTTTAACGGAGTCGGGGCCTTGGCCCTTGGCGGCCTGATGGCGAATCAGGTTCGGTCAGACACGGGAGCGGCAGATCAGCAGCTTCCTCATCTCAATCGGAAGGCAAAACACTGCATTTTCCTCTTCATGCAGGGAGGCGTTAGCCAAGTCGATTCTTTCGAATACAAACCGGTATTGAACAAGCTGCACGGCAAACCACTGTCGCGCATCCCCAGTATATCGGGCGAGTTACAAGGACGGCTCTCATTTCCGCATGCGTGCGTCGGCAGTCCGTTCAAATTTGCCCAACACGGACAGTCAGGAAGATACGTTTCGGACCTGCTACCCCACTTGTCCCAACACGTCGACAAAATGGCGTTTATTCACGGAATCGAAACCGACAACCAAAACCACGGTCCCTCAACGTTGCATGTAACAACAGGAAGTCAGTTTCCGGGAAGCCCGTCCGTCGGTTCATGGGTCCATTACGGTCTCGGCACGGAGAGCCAGGACATGCCTGGATACATCGTCATTCAGGATCCACGCGGAGCCCCCGTCAATGGCGCTGCCGTCTGGGCCAACGGCTATCTACCGGCAGCCCACCAGGGCACGTTATTGCGTCCCAGCGGCAGCCCGATTCTGAACTTGAATCGACCGGCTCACATCAGCTCTGCAGAGCAACGCAGGGAGTTTGACGTGCTAAAACGGTTAAACCAACAACACCTCGACGGTCGCCCTGGCGCCAACGAACTCGAGGCCCGCATCAAGGCGTATGAACTTGCCTTCCGCATGCAGACGGCGGCCCCTGACTTAGTTGACCTACGCAATGAGCCTGAGCACATCCGAGAGCTCTATGGATTGAACGATTCCGGCACGGCAGGTTTTGGACGCCAATGTTTGTTGGCTCGGCGTTTTGTCGAAGCAGGTGTCCGCTACAGCCTCTTGGTTCATGGTGTCCAAATCGGCAGGGACAGTTGGGACGATCATGGAAACGTCGAGGGCGGCATGAAGAAACACTGTCGAGAGGTCGACAAACCAATCGCCGGTCTATTGACGGATCTCAAAAATCGAGGTCTTTTGGAAGAAACGTTGGTCGTCTGGGCATCGGAGATGGGCAGAACCCCCTTCAAGAACGGCAGCCTCGGAAAAACGCCCGGTCGTGAACATAATTCCCACGCCCTCACCATGTGGATGGCTGGCGGGGATGTCAAAGGCGGTGCGACGGCAGGCGAAACCGATGAATTCAGCCTTCGAGCTCTCGACGAACCCATTCCCATTCGTGACGTCCATGCCACGATTCTCGACCTGATGGGATTGGACGATGAACAATTGCGTTACCTCCATGCTGGCCGCTTTCGACAGCTTACCGACATCGGCGGTCAAGTGCTCGATCAAATTATCGTCTAG